Proteins from a genomic interval of Nasonia vitripennis strain AsymCx chromosome 3, Nvit_psr_1.1, whole genome shotgun sequence:
- the LOC103317425 gene encoding uncharacterized protein LOC103317425 isoform X1, giving the protein MEPEIGVVQILPQPRQPLKAVIWTIYSVISVGLIVTIAAVLSNQSDKPSQEETPSETTTTPIVFAMKDTSATSQVSQETTTTTVAQDNVPRRRVLLGPYAGNKSRSGRPLSPRPKQLVIITLEEVVAYECYFEAGIKDVTWLRNSDVEIVYRDGHLGDKAIVMDVTDGLTYPASNLHDCHADGRRVLKSGNHEDDLTTTSEDDPATLFQQHVATTWNCYRDPVRQDAECRYSVRILSSATDKGPTRSAVELVSTELSQGRQRYGYVRRGPISHRRTYSIKPVGNEEISDNASLCTMKTLEEYDLTWNSQWIQPKYTFSVSEACPTHRLSWTDEFTFDSVEHQYRDVRLPTTFHLYPVTGESITRRDADKANGKLSIPQHDHPAASFQTMLGSIVQSPPASSYQAPSIDRRRSAENNEATRCVPLMQQRGTTADSNSGAGDCEGERRPHQRVRTPSDFVAETSALDRRHVQEASGDGPRESNYARRSEDIVGGGSRSGEKRKRARVKYAFESARIGKTPWILHTIVHFSSLHNISVLNMAISRSNTLNRESKTHEVHHGSGNWNPRSSRLFKPLLADDLYVTRILAAKVDSEDEATAYFVAAPVANVSRRFLYKMKVVYPPLEYPTLEPVRCLTCLEENNPMSLKERVSRRYPRCIWSDVLMSHTAENYILNCRGPKLPWTAIISTPSNRIIRRLDTWSEFRSWHRSKSHPQQHEFELGLKDGFQARVSLHVPFDWKNKFGECRRKLRLLLRLANEQDGQLVNAQFDLSLTTFLTGVKGYAVIYADVRGSTFRSLDISGLKFQSREAMQIADYSRVVQLVAEKFSCVDSLVGFGVFGEAYGGHMVLNLVASEDETQRAGNVFSCGVAVKPFAAWQPYVYPFTTKSSSELVTALRKKLYKRQYLSPLTRRLRGRNFALLTEKSKHGARHHYEDNLLGLLVRHGVEFEHRRYGNDCSSRLGLYEDLSSYFDRCFERQYTIRGL; this is encoded by the exons ATGGAGCCGGAAATAGGAGTAGTGCAGATACTACCTCAACCGCGACAGCCATTGAAAGCTGTCATCTGGACGATTTATTCG GTTATTTCGGTCGGCTTGATTGTCACAATCGCGGCGGTACTGAGCAACCAGTCCGACAAGCCGTCGCAAGAGGAGACACCGTCCGAGACAACCACGACGCCCATTGTATTCGCCATG aaagatACGTCTGCCACGAGTCAGGTGAGCCAAgagacgacaacgacgacggtTGCTCAAGACAATGTGCCGCGGAGGAGAGTCTTGCTAGGACCCTATGCGGGAAATAA AAGCAGAAGCGGTCGACCGCTCTCGCCGCGCCCGAAGCAGCTCGTCATCATTACGCTCGAGGAAGTCGTCGCTTACGAATGTTATTTCGAGGCGGGCATCAA GGACGTCACATGGTTGCGCAACAGCGACGTCGAGATCGTCTACCGGGACGGACACCTCGGCGACAAGGCGATCGTCATGGACGTCACCGACGGTCTCACCTATCCAGCCTCGAACCTCCACGACTGTCACGCCGACGGTCGACGTGTTCTGAAGTCGGGTAACCACGAAGACGACCTCACGACGACATCGGAGGATGATCCTGCGACGTTGTTTCAACAACACGTTGCCACCACCTGGAATTGCTATCGGGATCCGGTGCGGCAAGATGCCGAGTGTCGGTACAGCGTTCGTATACTCAG TTCCGCGACGGATAAGGGACCGACGAGATCCGCCGTTGAGCTGGTTTCGACAGAGCTGTCTCAGGGACGGCAGCGGTACGGCTACGTGCGACGCGGGCCGATCTCGCACAGGCGCACTTACAGCATCAAGCCTGTCGGAAACGAGGAGATAAG TGACAACGCGAGCCTGTGCACGATGAAGACACTGGAAGAATACGACCTGACTTGGAATTCGCAGTGGATTCAGCCCAAA TACACGTTCTCAGTATCGGAAGCCTGTCCGACTCACCGACTATCTTGGACGGACGAGTTCACCTTCGACTCTGTCGAGCATCAGTACCGTGACGTTAGGCTGCCCACGACTTTCCATCTCTACCCCGTGACGGGAGAATCGATTACTCGACGCGATGCCGACAAAGCCAACG GAAAACTCAGCATTCCCCAACACGATCACCCAGCAGCATCGTTCCAAACAATGCTCGGAAGCATCGTTCAGTCACCCCCAGCTTCCTCGTACCAAGCTCCATCGATTGATCGTCGACGTAGCGCCGAAAACAATGAGGCAACGCGCTGCGTACCGCTGATGCAGCAACGGGGGACTACTGCTGATAGTAATTCGGGAGCCGGAGATTGCGAGGGGGAACGTCGACCGCATCAGAGGGTCCGGACTCCGAG CGACTTTGTTGCCGAAACTTCCGCACTGGACCGGCGACACGTGCAGGAGGCCAGCGGCGACGGTCCACGTGAAAGCAATTACGCGCGACGATCTGAGGATATCGTAGGCGGAGGatcgagatctggagagaagCGGAAACGCGCTAGAGTTAAATATGCCTTCG AGTCGGCGAGGATCGGCAAGACTCCCTGGATTCTGCACACTATCGTCCACTTCAGCAGCCTACACAACATCAGTGTCCTCAACATGGCTATTTCGAGATCGAATACTCTGAACCGTGAGTCCAAAACTCACGAGGTGCATCACGGCTCAGGAAATTGGAATCCGCGAAGCAGTCGACTATTTAAGCCTCTGTTAGCAGATGACCTCTACGTGACGAGGATCCTGGCTGCGAAGGTCGATAGCGAGGACGAGGCTACGGCGTATTTTGTTGCTGCGCCTGTTGCTAACGTATCCCGTAG ATTTCTGTACAAAATGAAGGTTGTCTATCCGCCGTTAGAGTATCCGACTCTCGAGCCGGTGAGGTGTCTAACATGTCTTGAGGAAAATAATCCAATGTCGTTAAAAGAGAGGGTCTCGAGGCGATATCCGCGGTGTATCTGGTCCGACGTACTAATGTCGCACACTGCTGAGAATTACATTCTCAATTGCAG AGGGCCAAAGCTTCCCTGGACTGCGATTATTTCGACTCCAAGCAACCGGATAATCCGCCGACTGGATACATGGTCGGAATTTCGTTCCTGGCATCGTTCGAAATCTCATCCACAGCAACACGAATTCGAACTCGGTCTCAAGGATGGTTTCCAGGCACGAGTAAGTCTTCACGTGCCTTTCGATTGGAAGAACAAATTCGGCGAATGCAGACGGAAATTGAGATTACTATTGAGGCTAGCTAATGAACAAGATGGACAACTGGTTAATGCCCAGTTTGATTTATCACTGACGACCTTTCTGACAGGTGTCAAGGGATACGCAGTGATTTAT GCGGATGTACGGGGGAGCACATTCCGCAGTCTGGATATCTCCGGGTTGAAATTCCAAAGTCGCGAAGCGATGCAGATTGCGGACTACTCGCGGGTTGTGCAACTCGTCGCCGAGAAATTCAGCTGCGTTGATTCGCTAGTCGGCTTCGGTGTCTTTGGAGAAGCCTACGGTGGGCACATGGTACTCAATCTTGTTGCCAGTGAAGATGAAACCCAAAGAGCCGGAAATGTGTTCAGTTGCGGAGTCGCCGTTAAACCTTTCGCTGCTTGGCAGCCGTACGTCTACCCTTTTACGACGAAG TCCTCCAGTGAACTAGTCACCGCACTTCGCAAAAAACTCTACAAACGTCAATACCTGTCTCCGTTGACTCGGCGCCTTCGAGGAAGAAACTTCGCGCTGCTGactgaaaaatcaaaacacgGCGCTCGACATCATTACGAAGACAACCTCTTGGGGTTACTAGTTCGACATGGTGTCGAATTCGAGCATCGACGTTACGGAAATGACTGTAGCTCAAGGCTCGGGCTGTACGAGGACCTGAGCTCCTACTTTGATCGATGCTTTGAAAGGCAATATACGATTCGAGGTCTTTGA
- the LOC103317425 gene encoding uncharacterized protein LOC103317425 isoform X2: MEPEIGVVQILPQPRQPLKAVIWTIYSVISVGLIVTIAAVLSNQSDKPSQEETPSETTTTPIVFAMVSQETTTTTVAQDNVPRRRVLLGPYAGNKSRSGRPLSPRPKQLVIITLEEVVAYECYFEAGIKDVTWLRNSDVEIVYRDGHLGDKAIVMDVTDGLTYPASNLHDCHADGRRVLKSGNHEDDLTTTSEDDPATLFQQHVATTWNCYRDPVRQDAECRYSVRILSSATDKGPTRSAVELVSTELSQGRQRYGYVRRGPISHRRTYSIKPVGNEEISDNASLCTMKTLEEYDLTWNSQWIQPKYTFSVSEACPTHRLSWTDEFTFDSVEHQYRDVRLPTTFHLYPVTGESITRRDADKANGKLSIPQHDHPAASFQTMLGSIVQSPPASSYQAPSIDRRRSAENNEATRCVPLMQQRGTTADSNSGAGDCEGERRPHQRVRTPSDFVAETSALDRRHVQEASGDGPRESNYARRSEDIVGGGSRSGEKRKRARVKYAFESARIGKTPWILHTIVHFSSLHNISVLNMAISRSNTLNRESKTHEVHHGSGNWNPRSSRLFKPLLADDLYVTRILAAKVDSEDEATAYFVAAPVANVSRRFLYKMKVVYPPLEYPTLEPVRCLTCLEENNPMSLKERVSRRYPRCIWSDVLMSHTAENYILNCRGPKLPWTAIISTPSNRIIRRLDTWSEFRSWHRSKSHPQQHEFELGLKDGFQARVSLHVPFDWKNKFGECRRKLRLLLRLANEQDGQLVNAQFDLSLTTFLTGVKGYAVIYADVRGSTFRSLDISGLKFQSREAMQIADYSRVVQLVAEKFSCVDSLVGFGVFGEAYGGHMVLNLVASEDETQRAGNVFSCGVAVKPFAAWQPYVYPFTTKSSSELVTALRKKLYKRQYLSPLTRRLRGRNFALLTEKSKHGARHHYEDNLLGLLVRHGVEFEHRRYGNDCSSRLGLYEDLSSYFDRCFERQYTIRGL, from the exons ATGGAGCCGGAAATAGGAGTAGTGCAGATACTACCTCAACCGCGACAGCCATTGAAAGCTGTCATCTGGACGATTTATTCG GTTATTTCGGTCGGCTTGATTGTCACAATCGCGGCGGTACTGAGCAACCAGTCCGACAAGCCGTCGCAAGAGGAGACACCGTCCGAGACAACCACGACGCCCATTGTATTCGCCATG GTGAGCCAAgagacgacaacgacgacggtTGCTCAAGACAATGTGCCGCGGAGGAGAGTCTTGCTAGGACCCTATGCGGGAAATAA AAGCAGAAGCGGTCGACCGCTCTCGCCGCGCCCGAAGCAGCTCGTCATCATTACGCTCGAGGAAGTCGTCGCTTACGAATGTTATTTCGAGGCGGGCATCAA GGACGTCACATGGTTGCGCAACAGCGACGTCGAGATCGTCTACCGGGACGGACACCTCGGCGACAAGGCGATCGTCATGGACGTCACCGACGGTCTCACCTATCCAGCCTCGAACCTCCACGACTGTCACGCCGACGGTCGACGTGTTCTGAAGTCGGGTAACCACGAAGACGACCTCACGACGACATCGGAGGATGATCCTGCGACGTTGTTTCAACAACACGTTGCCACCACCTGGAATTGCTATCGGGATCCGGTGCGGCAAGATGCCGAGTGTCGGTACAGCGTTCGTATACTCAG TTCCGCGACGGATAAGGGACCGACGAGATCCGCCGTTGAGCTGGTTTCGACAGAGCTGTCTCAGGGACGGCAGCGGTACGGCTACGTGCGACGCGGGCCGATCTCGCACAGGCGCACTTACAGCATCAAGCCTGTCGGAAACGAGGAGATAAG TGACAACGCGAGCCTGTGCACGATGAAGACACTGGAAGAATACGACCTGACTTGGAATTCGCAGTGGATTCAGCCCAAA TACACGTTCTCAGTATCGGAAGCCTGTCCGACTCACCGACTATCTTGGACGGACGAGTTCACCTTCGACTCTGTCGAGCATCAGTACCGTGACGTTAGGCTGCCCACGACTTTCCATCTCTACCCCGTGACGGGAGAATCGATTACTCGACGCGATGCCGACAAAGCCAACG GAAAACTCAGCATTCCCCAACACGATCACCCAGCAGCATCGTTCCAAACAATGCTCGGAAGCATCGTTCAGTCACCCCCAGCTTCCTCGTACCAAGCTCCATCGATTGATCGTCGACGTAGCGCCGAAAACAATGAGGCAACGCGCTGCGTACCGCTGATGCAGCAACGGGGGACTACTGCTGATAGTAATTCGGGAGCCGGAGATTGCGAGGGGGAACGTCGACCGCATCAGAGGGTCCGGACTCCGAG CGACTTTGTTGCCGAAACTTCCGCACTGGACCGGCGACACGTGCAGGAGGCCAGCGGCGACGGTCCACGTGAAAGCAATTACGCGCGACGATCTGAGGATATCGTAGGCGGAGGatcgagatctggagagaagCGGAAACGCGCTAGAGTTAAATATGCCTTCG AGTCGGCGAGGATCGGCAAGACTCCCTGGATTCTGCACACTATCGTCCACTTCAGCAGCCTACACAACATCAGTGTCCTCAACATGGCTATTTCGAGATCGAATACTCTGAACCGTGAGTCCAAAACTCACGAGGTGCATCACGGCTCAGGAAATTGGAATCCGCGAAGCAGTCGACTATTTAAGCCTCTGTTAGCAGATGACCTCTACGTGACGAGGATCCTGGCTGCGAAGGTCGATAGCGAGGACGAGGCTACGGCGTATTTTGTTGCTGCGCCTGTTGCTAACGTATCCCGTAG ATTTCTGTACAAAATGAAGGTTGTCTATCCGCCGTTAGAGTATCCGACTCTCGAGCCGGTGAGGTGTCTAACATGTCTTGAGGAAAATAATCCAATGTCGTTAAAAGAGAGGGTCTCGAGGCGATATCCGCGGTGTATCTGGTCCGACGTACTAATGTCGCACACTGCTGAGAATTACATTCTCAATTGCAG AGGGCCAAAGCTTCCCTGGACTGCGATTATTTCGACTCCAAGCAACCGGATAATCCGCCGACTGGATACATGGTCGGAATTTCGTTCCTGGCATCGTTCGAAATCTCATCCACAGCAACACGAATTCGAACTCGGTCTCAAGGATGGTTTCCAGGCACGAGTAAGTCTTCACGTGCCTTTCGATTGGAAGAACAAATTCGGCGAATGCAGACGGAAATTGAGATTACTATTGAGGCTAGCTAATGAACAAGATGGACAACTGGTTAATGCCCAGTTTGATTTATCACTGACGACCTTTCTGACAGGTGTCAAGGGATACGCAGTGATTTAT GCGGATGTACGGGGGAGCACATTCCGCAGTCTGGATATCTCCGGGTTGAAATTCCAAAGTCGCGAAGCGATGCAGATTGCGGACTACTCGCGGGTTGTGCAACTCGTCGCCGAGAAATTCAGCTGCGTTGATTCGCTAGTCGGCTTCGGTGTCTTTGGAGAAGCCTACGGTGGGCACATGGTACTCAATCTTGTTGCCAGTGAAGATGAAACCCAAAGAGCCGGAAATGTGTTCAGTTGCGGAGTCGCCGTTAAACCTTTCGCTGCTTGGCAGCCGTACGTCTACCCTTTTACGACGAAG TCCTCCAGTGAACTAGTCACCGCACTTCGCAAAAAACTCTACAAACGTCAATACCTGTCTCCGTTGACTCGGCGCCTTCGAGGAAGAAACTTCGCGCTGCTGactgaaaaatcaaaacacgGCGCTCGACATCATTACGAAGACAACCTCTTGGGGTTACTAGTTCGACATGGTGTCGAATTCGAGCATCGACGTTACGGAAATGACTGTAGCTCAAGGCTCGGGCTGTACGAGGACCTGAGCTCCTACTTTGATCGATGCTTTGAAAGGCAATATACGATTCGAGGTCTTTGA
- the LOC103317425 gene encoding uncharacterized protein LOC103317425 isoform X3, with protein MEPEIGVVQILPQPRQPLKAVIWTIYSVISVGLIVTIAAVLSNQSDKPSQEETPSETTTTPIVFAMKDTSATSQVSQETTTTTVAQDNVPRRRVLLGPYAGNKSRSGRPLSPRPKQLVIITLEEVVAYECYFEAGIKDVTWLRNSDVEIVYRDGHLGDKAIVMDVTDGLTYPASNLHDCHADGRRVLKSGNHEDDLTTTSEDDPATLFQQHVATTWNCYRDPVRQDAECRYSVRILSSATDKGPTRSAVELVSTELSQGRQRYGYVRRGPISHRRTYSIKPVGNEEISDNASLCTMKTLEEYDLTWNSQWIQPKYTFSVSEACPTHRLSWTDEFTFDSVEHQYRDVRLPTTFHLYPVTGESITRRDADKANGKLSIPQHDHPAASFQTMLGSIVQSPPASSYQAPSIDRRRSAENNEATRCVPLMQQRGTTADSNSGAGDCEGERRPHQRVRTPSDFVAETSALDRRHVQEASGDGPRESNYARRSEDIVGGGSRSGEKRKRARVKYAFESARIGKTPWILHTIVHFSSLHNISVLNMAISRSNTLNRESKTHEVHHGSGNWNPRSSRLFKPLLADDLYVTRILAAKVDSEDEATAYFVAAPVANVSRRFLYKMKVVYPPLEYPTLEPVRCLTCLEENNPMSLKERVSRRYPRCIWSDVLMSHTAENYILNCRGPKLPWTAIISTPSNRIIRRLDTWSEFRSWHRSKSHPQQHEFELGLKDGFQARVSLHVPFDWKNKFGECRRKLRLLLRLANEQDGQLVNAQFDLSLTTFLTGVKGYAVIYSSSELVTALRKKLYKRQYLSPLTRRLRGRNFALLTEKSKHGARHHYEDNLLGLLVRHGVEFEHRRYGNDCSSRLGLYEDLSSYFDRCFERQYTIRGL; from the exons ATGGAGCCGGAAATAGGAGTAGTGCAGATACTACCTCAACCGCGACAGCCATTGAAAGCTGTCATCTGGACGATTTATTCG GTTATTTCGGTCGGCTTGATTGTCACAATCGCGGCGGTACTGAGCAACCAGTCCGACAAGCCGTCGCAAGAGGAGACACCGTCCGAGACAACCACGACGCCCATTGTATTCGCCATG aaagatACGTCTGCCACGAGTCAGGTGAGCCAAgagacgacaacgacgacggtTGCTCAAGACAATGTGCCGCGGAGGAGAGTCTTGCTAGGACCCTATGCGGGAAATAA AAGCAGAAGCGGTCGACCGCTCTCGCCGCGCCCGAAGCAGCTCGTCATCATTACGCTCGAGGAAGTCGTCGCTTACGAATGTTATTTCGAGGCGGGCATCAA GGACGTCACATGGTTGCGCAACAGCGACGTCGAGATCGTCTACCGGGACGGACACCTCGGCGACAAGGCGATCGTCATGGACGTCACCGACGGTCTCACCTATCCAGCCTCGAACCTCCACGACTGTCACGCCGACGGTCGACGTGTTCTGAAGTCGGGTAACCACGAAGACGACCTCACGACGACATCGGAGGATGATCCTGCGACGTTGTTTCAACAACACGTTGCCACCACCTGGAATTGCTATCGGGATCCGGTGCGGCAAGATGCCGAGTGTCGGTACAGCGTTCGTATACTCAG TTCCGCGACGGATAAGGGACCGACGAGATCCGCCGTTGAGCTGGTTTCGACAGAGCTGTCTCAGGGACGGCAGCGGTACGGCTACGTGCGACGCGGGCCGATCTCGCACAGGCGCACTTACAGCATCAAGCCTGTCGGAAACGAGGAGATAAG TGACAACGCGAGCCTGTGCACGATGAAGACACTGGAAGAATACGACCTGACTTGGAATTCGCAGTGGATTCAGCCCAAA TACACGTTCTCAGTATCGGAAGCCTGTCCGACTCACCGACTATCTTGGACGGACGAGTTCACCTTCGACTCTGTCGAGCATCAGTACCGTGACGTTAGGCTGCCCACGACTTTCCATCTCTACCCCGTGACGGGAGAATCGATTACTCGACGCGATGCCGACAAAGCCAACG GAAAACTCAGCATTCCCCAACACGATCACCCAGCAGCATCGTTCCAAACAATGCTCGGAAGCATCGTTCAGTCACCCCCAGCTTCCTCGTACCAAGCTCCATCGATTGATCGTCGACGTAGCGCCGAAAACAATGAGGCAACGCGCTGCGTACCGCTGATGCAGCAACGGGGGACTACTGCTGATAGTAATTCGGGAGCCGGAGATTGCGAGGGGGAACGTCGACCGCATCAGAGGGTCCGGACTCCGAG CGACTTTGTTGCCGAAACTTCCGCACTGGACCGGCGACACGTGCAGGAGGCCAGCGGCGACGGTCCACGTGAAAGCAATTACGCGCGACGATCTGAGGATATCGTAGGCGGAGGatcgagatctggagagaagCGGAAACGCGCTAGAGTTAAATATGCCTTCG AGTCGGCGAGGATCGGCAAGACTCCCTGGATTCTGCACACTATCGTCCACTTCAGCAGCCTACACAACATCAGTGTCCTCAACATGGCTATTTCGAGATCGAATACTCTGAACCGTGAGTCCAAAACTCACGAGGTGCATCACGGCTCAGGAAATTGGAATCCGCGAAGCAGTCGACTATTTAAGCCTCTGTTAGCAGATGACCTCTACGTGACGAGGATCCTGGCTGCGAAGGTCGATAGCGAGGACGAGGCTACGGCGTATTTTGTTGCTGCGCCTGTTGCTAACGTATCCCGTAG ATTTCTGTACAAAATGAAGGTTGTCTATCCGCCGTTAGAGTATCCGACTCTCGAGCCGGTGAGGTGTCTAACATGTCTTGAGGAAAATAATCCAATGTCGTTAAAAGAGAGGGTCTCGAGGCGATATCCGCGGTGTATCTGGTCCGACGTACTAATGTCGCACACTGCTGAGAATTACATTCTCAATTGCAG AGGGCCAAAGCTTCCCTGGACTGCGATTATTTCGACTCCAAGCAACCGGATAATCCGCCGACTGGATACATGGTCGGAATTTCGTTCCTGGCATCGTTCGAAATCTCATCCACAGCAACACGAATTCGAACTCGGTCTCAAGGATGGTTTCCAGGCACGAGTAAGTCTTCACGTGCCTTTCGATTGGAAGAACAAATTCGGCGAATGCAGACGGAAATTGAGATTACTATTGAGGCTAGCTAATGAACAAGATGGACAACTGGTTAATGCCCAGTTTGATTTATCACTGACGACCTTTCTGACAGGTGTCAAGGGATACGCAGTGATTTAT TCCTCCAGTGAACTAGTCACCGCACTTCGCAAAAAACTCTACAAACGTCAATACCTGTCTCCGTTGACTCGGCGCCTTCGAGGAAGAAACTTCGCGCTGCTGactgaaaaatcaaaacacgGCGCTCGACATCATTACGAAGACAACCTCTTGGGGTTACTAGTTCGACATGGTGTCGAATTCGAGCATCGACGTTACGGAAATGACTGTAGCTCAAGGCTCGGGCTGTACGAGGACCTGAGCTCCTACTTTGATCGATGCTTTGAAAGGCAATATACGATTCGAGGTCTTTGA
- the LOC103317425 gene encoding uncharacterized protein LOC103317425 isoform X4: MDVTDGLTYPASNLHDCHADGRRVLKSGNHEDDLTTTSEDDPATLFQQHVATTWNCYRDPVRQDAECRYSVRILSSATDKGPTRSAVELVSTELSQGRQRYGYVRRGPISHRRTYSIKPVGNEEISDNASLCTMKTLEEYDLTWNSQWIQPKYTFSVSEACPTHRLSWTDEFTFDSVEHQYRDVRLPTTFHLYPVTGESITRRDADKANGKLSIPQHDHPAASFQTMLGSIVQSPPASSYQAPSIDRRRSAENNEATRCVPLMQQRGTTADSNSGAGDCEGERRPHQRVRTPSDFVAETSALDRRHVQEASGDGPRESNYARRSEDIVGGGSRSGEKRKRARVKYAFESARIGKTPWILHTIVHFSSLHNISVLNMAISRSNTLNRESKTHEVHHGSGNWNPRSSRLFKPLLADDLYVTRILAAKVDSEDEATAYFVAAPVANVSRRFLYKMKVVYPPLEYPTLEPVRCLTCLEENNPMSLKERVSRRYPRCIWSDVLMSHTAENYILNCRGPKLPWTAIISTPSNRIIRRLDTWSEFRSWHRSKSHPQQHEFELGLKDGFQARVSLHVPFDWKNKFGECRRKLRLLLRLANEQDGQLVNAQFDLSLTTFLTGVKGYAVIYADVRGSTFRSLDISGLKFQSREAMQIADYSRVVQLVAEKFSCVDSLVGFGVFGEAYGGHMVLNLVASEDETQRAGNVFSCGVAVKPFAAWQPYVYPFTTKSSSELVTALRKKLYKRQYLSPLTRRLRGRNFALLTEKSKHGARHHYEDNLLGLLVRHGVEFEHRRYGNDCSSRLGLYEDLSSYFDRCFERQYTIRGL, encoded by the exons ATGGACGTCACCGACGGTCTCACCTATCCAGCCTCGAACCTCCACGACTGTCACGCCGACGGTCGACGTGTTCTGAAGTCGGGTAACCACGAAGACGACCTCACGACGACATCGGAGGATGATCCTGCGACGTTGTTTCAACAACACGTTGCCACCACCTGGAATTGCTATCGGGATCCGGTGCGGCAAGATGCCGAGTGTCGGTACAGCGTTCGTATACTCAG TTCCGCGACGGATAAGGGACCGACGAGATCCGCCGTTGAGCTGGTTTCGACAGAGCTGTCTCAGGGACGGCAGCGGTACGGCTACGTGCGACGCGGGCCGATCTCGCACAGGCGCACTTACAGCATCAAGCCTGTCGGAAACGAGGAGATAAG TGACAACGCGAGCCTGTGCACGATGAAGACACTGGAAGAATACGACCTGACTTGGAATTCGCAGTGGATTCAGCCCAAA TACACGTTCTCAGTATCGGAAGCCTGTCCGACTCACCGACTATCTTGGACGGACGAGTTCACCTTCGACTCTGTCGAGCATCAGTACCGTGACGTTAGGCTGCCCACGACTTTCCATCTCTACCCCGTGACGGGAGAATCGATTACTCGACGCGATGCCGACAAAGCCAACG GAAAACTCAGCATTCCCCAACACGATCACCCAGCAGCATCGTTCCAAACAATGCTCGGAAGCATCGTTCAGTCACCCCCAGCTTCCTCGTACCAAGCTCCATCGATTGATCGTCGACGTAGCGCCGAAAACAATGAGGCAACGCGCTGCGTACCGCTGATGCAGCAACGGGGGACTACTGCTGATAGTAATTCGGGAGCCGGAGATTGCGAGGGGGAACGTCGACCGCATCAGAGGGTCCGGACTCCGAG CGACTTTGTTGCCGAAACTTCCGCACTGGACCGGCGACACGTGCAGGAGGCCAGCGGCGACGGTCCACGTGAAAGCAATTACGCGCGACGATCTGAGGATATCGTAGGCGGAGGatcgagatctggagagaagCGGAAACGCGCTAGAGTTAAATATGCCTTCG AGTCGGCGAGGATCGGCAAGACTCCCTGGATTCTGCACACTATCGTCCACTTCAGCAGCCTACACAACATCAGTGTCCTCAACATGGCTATTTCGAGATCGAATACTCTGAACCGTGAGTCCAAAACTCACGAGGTGCATCACGGCTCAGGAAATTGGAATCCGCGAAGCAGTCGACTATTTAAGCCTCTGTTAGCAGATGACCTCTACGTGACGAGGATCCTGGCTGCGAAGGTCGATAGCGAGGACGAGGCTACGGCGTATTTTGTTGCTGCGCCTGTTGCTAACGTATCCCGTAG ATTTCTGTACAAAATGAAGGTTGTCTATCCGCCGTTAGAGTATCCGACTCTCGAGCCGGTGAGGTGTCTAACATGTCTTGAGGAAAATAATCCAATGTCGTTAAAAGAGAGGGTCTCGAGGCGATATCCGCGGTGTATCTGGTCCGACGTACTAATGTCGCACACTGCTGAGAATTACATTCTCAATTGCAG AGGGCCAAAGCTTCCCTGGACTGCGATTATTTCGACTCCAAGCAACCGGATAATCCGCCGACTGGATACATGGTCGGAATTTCGTTCCTGGCATCGTTCGAAATCTCATCCACAGCAACACGAATTCGAACTCGGTCTCAAGGATGGTTTCCAGGCACGAGTAAGTCTTCACGTGCCTTTCGATTGGAAGAACAAATTCGGCGAATGCAGACGGAAATTGAGATTACTATTGAGGCTAGCTAATGAACAAGATGGACAACTGGTTAATGCCCAGTTTGATTTATCACTGACGACCTTTCTGACAGGTGTCAAGGGATACGCAGTGATTTAT GCGGATGTACGGGGGAGCACATTCCGCAGTCTGGATATCTCCGGGTTGAAATTCCAAAGTCGCGAAGCGATGCAGATTGCGGACTACTCGCGGGTTGTGCAACTCGTCGCCGAGAAATTCAGCTGCGTTGATTCGCTAGTCGGCTTCGGTGTCTTTGGAGAAGCCTACGGTGGGCACATGGTACTCAATCTTGTTGCCAGTGAAGATGAAACCCAAAGAGCCGGAAATGTGTTCAGTTGCGGAGTCGCCGTTAAACCTTTCGCTGCTTGGCAGCCGTACGTCTACCCTTTTACGACGAAG TCCTCCAGTGAACTAGTCACCGCACTTCGCAAAAAACTCTACAAACGTCAATACCTGTCTCCGTTGACTCGGCGCCTTCGAGGAAGAAACTTCGCGCTGCTGactgaaaaatcaaaacacgGCGCTCGACATCATTACGAAGACAACCTCTTGGGGTTACTAGTTCGACATGGTGTCGAATTCGAGCATCGACGTTACGGAAATGACTGTAGCTCAAGGCTCGGGCTGTACGAGGACCTGAGCTCCTACTTTGATCGATGCTTTGAAAGGCAATATACGATTCGAGGTCTTTGA